One stretch of Magnetospirillum sp. WYHS-4 DNA includes these proteins:
- a CDS encoding glycosyltransferase: protein MSVAVLAVLLAWVGLLLFRGGFWKADQRLNGAPDREHWPDVVAVIPARDEAPTIGATVASLLGQDYPGRLHVVVIDDNSTDGTAAAAGISDRLTTIAGQPLPAGWTGKLWAVHQGIMEAVRQMPDARYLLLTDADILHEPGNLRRLVDKAEWDSLDLVSLMVHLRCESFWERLLIPAFVFFFQKLYPFPWVNDPDRRTAGAAGGCMLVRRETLEQAGGIAAIRDRVIDDCALAALLKKEGPIWLGLARDGTRSLRAYESLGDVWRMVARTAFVQLDRSVFKLVGTVAGMAFLYLLPPLGALAGHPSALLAWLLMAYAYGPTLVIYRRPAWESLLLPVAAFLYTLMTLDSARRHWLGKGGAWKGRTYR, encoded by the coding sequence ATGAGCGTCGCCGTCCTCGCTGTCTTGCTGGCCTGGGTGGGGCTGCTGCTGTTCCGCGGTGGCTTCTGGAAGGCCGATCAGCGCCTGAACGGGGCGCCCGACCGCGAACACTGGCCCGACGTGGTGGCCGTCATTCCGGCCCGCGACGAGGCGCCGACCATCGGCGCCACGGTCGCCTCCCTGCTCGGCCAGGACTATCCGGGCCGCTTGCACGTCGTGGTGATCGACGACAACAGCACGGACGGCACGGCCGCCGCCGCCGGGATCTCCGACCGCTTGACGACGATCGCCGGCCAGCCGCTGCCGGCCGGCTGGACCGGCAAGCTCTGGGCGGTGCACCAAGGGATCATGGAAGCCGTCCGGCAGATGCCCGATGCCCGCTACCTCCTGCTCACCGACGCCGACATCCTGCACGAGCCGGGCAACCTGCGCCGGCTGGTCGACAAGGCCGAATGGGACAGCCTCGACCTGGTCTCCCTGATGGTCCATCTGCGTTGCGAGAGCTTCTGGGAACGGCTGCTGATCCCGGCCTTCGTCTTCTTCTTCCAGAAGCTCTACCCCTTTCCCTGGGTCAACGACCCGGACAGGCGGACGGCCGGCGCCGCCGGCGGCTGTATGCTGGTACGGCGCGAGACCCTGGAACAGGCGGGCGGCATCGCGGCCATCCGCGACCGGGTGATCGACGATTGCGCCCTGGCGGCCCTGCTCAAGAAGGAGGGCCCCATCTGGCTGGGCCTGGCGCGGGACGGCACCCGATCCCTGCGCGCCTACGAGTCCCTGGGCGATGTCTGGCGCATGGTGGCCCGCACCGCCTTCGTCCAACTCGACCGTTCCGTCTTCAAGCTGGTGGGCACCGTGGCCGGCATGGCCTTCCTCTACCTGCTGCCGCCGTTAGGCGCCCTGGCCGGCCATCCTTCCGCCCTGCTGGCCTGGCTGCTGATGGCCTATGCCTACGGGCCGACCCTGGTTATCTATCGCCGCCCGGCCTGGGAAAGCCTGCTGCTGCCCGTCGCCGCCTTTCTCTATACCTTGATGACCCTGGACTCGGCCCGCCGCCACTGGCTGGGCAAGGGCGGGGCGTGGAAGGGCCGGACCTACCGCTGA
- a CDS encoding ribose-phosphate pyrophosphokinase, with translation MKILACNSNRPLAEAISAYLNLPLVKASIRRFSDMEVFVEIHENVRGEDVFVIQSTSYPANDHLMELLCTLDALRRGSVHRVTAVVPYFGYARQDRKSGPRTPISAKLVANLMTTAGANRVLTLDLHAGQIQGFFDIPVDNLYGAPVFTKDIEDRYAGENIVIVSPDVGGVVRARAIAKRLDADLAIIDKRRERAGHSEVMNIIGDVKDRRCILIDDIVDSAGTLCNAAVALMEKGASNVSAYVTHGVLSGGAVARVASSPMDRMIITDSIVATEAVRLAHNVEQLSIAPLMAEAIRRINEESSISSLFD, from the coding sequence ATGAAGATCCTGGCTTGCAACAGCAATCGGCCCTTGGCCGAAGCGATTTCGGCTTACCTCAACCTGCCGCTGGTCAAGGCCAGTATCCGGCGGTTCTCCGATATGGAGGTGTTCGTCGAGATCCACGAGAACGTCCGCGGCGAGGACGTCTTCGTCATCCAGTCGACTTCCTACCCGGCCAACGACCACCTGATGGAACTGCTCTGTACCCTGGATGCGCTCCGGCGCGGCTCGGTGCATCGGGTGACCGCCGTGGTGCCTTATTTCGGCTACGCCCGCCAGGACCGCAAATCCGGCCCCCGCACCCCCATCTCGGCCAAGTTGGTCGCCAACCTGATGACCACCGCCGGCGCCAACCGGGTATTGACGCTTGACCTCCACGCGGGCCAGATCCAGGGCTTTTTCGATATCCCCGTCGACAACCTCTACGGCGCGCCGGTCTTTACCAAGGACATCGAGGACCGCTATGCCGGCGAGAACATCGTCATCGTCTCGCCCGACGTGGGCGGCGTGGTGCGGGCGCGGGCCATCGCCAAGCGCCTGGACGCCGATCTGGCCATCATCGACAAGCGGCGCGAGCGCGCCGGCCATTCCGAGGTGATGAACATCATCGGCGACGTCAAGGATCGCCGCTGCATCCTGATCGACGACATCGTCGATTCCGCCGGCACACTTTGCAACGCCGCGGTGGCGCTGATGGAAAAGGGGGCCAGTAACGTCTCGGCCTATGTCACCCACGGCGTGTTGTCGGGCGGCGCGGTGGCCCGCGTGGCGTCCTCGCCCATGGATCGCATGATCATCACCGACAGCATCGTCGCCACCGAGGCGGTGCGGCTCGCCCACAACGTCGAACAACTGTCGATCGCGCCCTTGATGGCGGAAGCCATCCGGCGCATCAACGAGGAGTCCTCGATCTCCAGTCTGTTCGACTAG
- a CDS encoding 50S ribosomal protein L25/general stress protein Ctc: MTKIIPLAVQPRDRAGKGAARATRRDGRVPAVIYGNKQDPALISLDPKVLKQQIKGGGFFSHVFEIELSGNKEMVLPRDLQLDPVTDRPIHVDFMRVTKDTRITVGVPVNFVNELASPGLKRGGVLNIVLHEIPLVCSPENIPERIVIDLTGLEIGHSIHMDHVNLPEGVVPDTHFKDNTVATIVAPSAMKSEVEAAPAEAEAAAAPAAAPAAGAKKG, encoded by the coding sequence ATGACCAAGATCATTCCCCTCGCGGTGCAGCCGCGCGACCGGGCCGGTAAGGGGGCAGCCCGCGCGACTCGCCGGGACGGCCGCGTGCCGGCCGTCATCTATGGCAACAAGCAGGACCCTGCCCTGATCTCCCTCGATCCCAAGGTCCTGAAGCAGCAGATCAAGGGCGGCGGCTTCTTCAGCCACGTCTTCGAAATCGAGCTGTCCGGCAACAAGGAGATGGTGCTGCCCCGCGACCTGCAGCTCGACCCCGTCACCGACCGGCCGATCCATGTCGACTTCATGCGGGTCACCAAGGACACCCGCATCACCGTCGGCGTGCCGGTGAACTTCGTCAACGAACTGGCGTCGCCGGGCCTCAAGCGCGGCGGCGTGCTGAACATCGTGCTGCACGAGATTCCGCTGGTCTGCTCGCCGGAAAACATCCCGGAACGCATCGTCATCGACCTGACCGGGCTGGAAATCGGCCATTCCATCCACATGGACCATGTCAACCTGCCGGAAGGCGTCGTTCCCGACACCCACTTCAAGGACAACACGGTGGCGACCATCGTCGCTCCCAGCGCCATGAAGTCGGAAGTCGAAGCGGCTCCCGCCGAGGCCGAGGCGGCGGCCGCTCCTGCAGCGGCTCCGGCGGCCGGCGCCAAGAAGGGCTAG
- a CDS encoding ABC transporter substrate-binding protein — MPIETSKRMFLAGAFALALAAGMPAWATAGDFSTGAKSFLQSLGDRVIEELTPKNIDRAERERRFRSILKEHFAVEAIGQWVLGASWRKANDAEKQEYLALFEDLVIATYVNRFENYKGETLSVVDSQMKGEDDALVYSHISLQEGNPPLKVDWRVRQRKSDGKFKIVDVIVEGISMSQTQRSEFASVIHKHGGEIAPFLRELRDRVKKAA; from the coding sequence ATGCCGATCGAGACGAGCAAGCGCATGTTCCTGGCGGGGGCCTTCGCCCTGGCGCTGGCGGCCGGGATGCCGGCCTGGGCCACGGCTGGGGATTTCAGCACCGGAGCCAAGAGCTTCCTGCAGTCCCTGGGCGACCGGGTGATCGAGGAACTGACACCGAAAAATATCGACCGGGCCGAACGCGAGCGCCGCTTCCGGTCCATCCTGAAGGAGCATTTCGCCGTCGAGGCCATCGGCCAGTGGGTGCTGGGGGCTTCCTGGCGCAAGGCCAACGATGCCGAGAAGCAGGAATATCTGGCTCTGTTCGAGGACTTGGTCATCGCCACCTACGTCAACCGCTTCGAGAACTACAAGGGCGAGACCCTCAGCGTCGTCGATTCCCAGATGAAGGGTGAGGACGATGCCCTGGTCTATAGCCACATCTCCCTGCAAGAGGGCAATCCGCCGCTCAAGGTCGATTGGCGGGTGCGCCAGCGCAAGTCGGACGGCAAATTCAAGATCGTCGACGTGATCGTCGAAGGCATCAGCATGAGCCAGACCCAGCGTTCCGAATTCGCGTCCGTGATCCACAAACACGGCGGCGAGATCGCGCCCTTCCTGAGGGAACTGCGCGACCGGGTCAAGAAAGCCGCCTGA
- the hpnC gene encoding squalene synthase HpnC, giving the protein MTAAASAPALHPIETPSGKDEAYENFPVGSWLLPAALRPHIARFYAFARAIDDIADSPDLAPEDKIARLQGFEDTLLARVPDDAAFAKAARLRESLAETGVTTRHGVDLIAAFKQDAVKTRYTDWGELMDYCDRSAAPVGRYLLDLHGGSRDGYGPSDALCNALQVINHLQDCRDDYRTLDRVYLPLDWMDEAGAGIEDLDAAKSSPELREVLDRCLQGVEVLLADARRLPAGLHSRRLAMESAVIVEIADRLTGLLTRRDPVAGRVALSKPGFLWCGLLGVVYALVRR; this is encoded by the coding sequence ATGACCGCCGCGGCCTCGGCGCCCGCCCTTCATCCCATCGAGACGCCGTCCGGCAAGGACGAAGCCTACGAGAATTTCCCCGTGGGCTCCTGGCTGCTGCCGGCCGCCCTGCGCCCTCATATCGCCCGCTTCTACGCCTTCGCCCGGGCCATCGACGACATCGCCGACAGCCCCGATCTGGCGCCCGAGGACAAGATCGCCCGCCTGCAGGGGTTCGAGGATACCCTGCTGGCCCGCGTGCCCGACGACGCGGCTTTCGCCAAGGCCGCCCGTCTGCGCGAGAGTCTGGCCGAAACCGGCGTGACGACTCGCCACGGGGTCGACCTGATCGCCGCCTTCAAGCAGGATGCGGTCAAGACCCGCTACACCGACTGGGGCGAGTTGATGGACTACTGCGACCGTTCGGCGGCCCCGGTGGGGCGCTACCTGCTCGACTTGCACGGCGGATCGCGGGACGGCTACGGGCCGTCGGACGCGCTGTGCAACGCCCTGCAGGTCATCAACCATCTCCAGGACTGCCGGGACGACTACCGAACCCTGGATCGGGTCTACCTGCCCCTCGACTGGATGGACGAGGCCGGAGCCGGGATCGAGGACCTGGATGCCGCCAAGTCATCCCCCGAACTGCGCGAGGTTCTGGACCGCTGCCTGCAGGGGGTGGAAGTCCTGCTAGCCGACGCCCGCCGTCTGCCGGCTGGGCTGCATAGCCGCCGGCTGGCCATGGAATCGGCGGTGATCGTCGAAATCGCCGACCGCCTGACCGGCCTTCTGACCCGCCGCGATCCCGTCGCCGGACGGGTGGCCCTGTCCAAGCCGGGGTTCCTCTGGTGCGGGCTGCTGGGAGTCGTCTACGCATTGGTACGCCGATGA